In uncultured Campylobacter sp., the DNA window CGCCACGGCGAGTTTGCTGAGCTTCGACGACGTCATCACCGTGGCGTCGGTTTCGGCAAACTACGGTCTGGGCGATCCCGCCGAATACAAAGGCATGGTGCTGTTTTTTGAGATCGGATCAAAATTTAGCACTAAATTTTTGCTTCGCAAGCTCGTCGATATGGGCTACAAACGCAACGACGATTTTTTTGATCGCGGGAATTTTCGCGTAAACGGCGACGTGATCGACATCTATCCCGCGTATTTTAACGACGAGGCGTTTAGGATCGAGTTTTTCGGCGACGAGATAGAGGCGATGTATCATCTAGACGTGCTCGAAAACAAAAAGACTCAGAGCGTCAAAAAATTTATCCTTTATCCGACGAGCCAGTTCATCGTGGGCGAGCAGCGCCTGAAATCAACGATCAAAGGGATCGAGGATGAGCTTGAGCAGAGGCTAAAATTTTTCGAGGACGCGGGCAAGCTCGTAGAGGCGCAGCGACTGAAAGGGCGAGTGGAGTTTGATCTTGAGATGCTGGGTGCTACGGGAATGTGTAAGGGGATCGAAAACTACGCGCGCTATCTGACCGGTCAAAAGCCGGGCGAGACGCCCTATTCGCTCTTTGATTATTACGAGAGCAAAGGCAAGGACTATCTCGTCATCGTCGACGAAAGCCACGTGAGCCTGCCGCAGTTTCGCGGTATGTTTGCAGGAGATCGCAGCCGCAAAGAAACGCTCGTAGAATATGGCTTCCGTCTGCCATCAGCTCTTGATAACCGCCCGCTGATGTTTGATGAGTTTATCAACAAAAAAGCTAAATTTCTATTCGTCTCCGCAACGCCAAATGATTACGAGCTGGATCTTAGTCGCGGAGCCGTATATGAGCAGATACTGCGCCCGACGGGACTACTCGATCCGCAGATTATCTTAAAAGACAGCGACAACCAGGTCGAAATTTTACACGATATGGCAAAGGAGGTCATCGCGCGCGGCGAGCGGATCTTAGTAACCGTGCTAACCAAAAAGATGGCGGAGGAGCTGAGCAAATACTATCTAGAGCTTGGGCTTAAGGTCAAATATATGCACTCGGATATCGATGCGATCGAGCGCAACGAGCTCATCCGCGGCCTTCGCAGCGGCGAATACGATATGCTAATCGGTATAAATTTGCTCCGCGAGGGGCTCGATCTGCCCGAAGTAAGCCTTATCGCGATCATGGATGCCGATAAGGAGGGCTTTTTGCGCTCGCGCACCAGTCTCATTCAGACGATGGGGCGAGCTGCGCGAAACGTGCACGGGCAGGTCGTGATGTTTTGCAAAAAGATCACCGCTTCGATGCAAGAGGCGATCGATATCACTCAAAAGCGCCGCAAATTTCAAGATGAATACAACCGCGCCCACGGCATAACCCCGCATTCTGCGAGCCGCAATATCGAGAATAGCCTAAAGATCGAGGACGGCACCGAAATTTTAAGAAAGGGTGCCAATTTGGAGAAGATGCCTGCCGCCGAGCGCGCCAAGATCGTAAAGGAGCTCCGCAAGCAGATGCTCGAAGCCGCAGCCGCTCTGGAGTTTGAAAAGGCCGCGGCGCTGCGCGATGAGATCGCAAAACTTAGGAAGCTGTAAATCGCAAGAACTCAAAACGTCGTGAAATTTGCGCGTGAAATTTCGTCGATCGGCGCGTAAAATTTGCGCGCTAAATGTCGTAAAGCAAAGCGCAAAATTTGCGTGTTAAATTTCATCGAGAAAAGAGAGAAATTTGTGCGATCTGCACGTTAAATGCCGCAAAATGGAGCATAAAATTTAGGCGTGATCCGCGAGGCGGGTTTTAAAAT includes these proteins:
- the uvrB gene encoding excinuclease ABC subunit UvrB, which codes for MKILPNFGFKKGKILQNFKIESKFSPSEDQEKAIEGIVAGFQSGNKYQTLLGVTGSGKTFSMANIIKRLGIPALVMTHNKSLAAQLYSEFKGFFPQNHVEYFISYYDYYQPEAYIPRQDLFIEKDSDVNAELERLRLSATASLLSFDDVITVASVSANYGLGDPAEYKGMVLFFEIGSKFSTKFLLRKLVDMGYKRNDDFFDRGNFRVNGDVIDIYPAYFNDEAFRIEFFGDEIEAMYHLDVLENKKTQSVKKFILYPTSQFIVGEQRLKSTIKGIEDELEQRLKFFEDAGKLVEAQRLKGRVEFDLEMLGATGMCKGIENYARYLTGQKPGETPYSLFDYYESKGKDYLVIVDESHVSLPQFRGMFAGDRSRKETLVEYGFRLPSALDNRPLMFDEFINKKAKFLFVSATPNDYELDLSRGAVYEQILRPTGLLDPQIILKDSDNQVEILHDMAKEVIARGERILVTVLTKKMAEELSKYYLELGLKVKYMHSDIDAIERNELIRGLRSGEYDMLIGINLLREGLDLPEVSLIAIMDADKEGFLRSRTSLIQTMGRAARNVHGQVVMFCKKITASMQEAIDITQKRRKFQDEYNRAHGITPHSASRNIENSLKIEDGTEILRKGANLEKMPAAERAKIVKELRKQMLEAAAALEFEKAAALRDEIAKLRKL